In Halopelagius longus, a genomic segment contains:
- a CDS encoding glycoside hydrolase family 127 protein: MTDRSGAAATPIDFAEVEIDDEFWSSRIETNRNVTIEYQYDQLEESGTLGNFRRVADGKSGGFRGMWFQDSDAYKWIEGASYVLAKRDDPALKEKVDEVIGLVASAQQADGYLNTYFSLVEPDNRWTNLHMMHELYCAGHLVEAAVAHYRATGERSLLDVAIDFADYIDDVFGDEVDGVPGHEEIELALIRLYRVTGTDRYLDLARYFLDRRGGDDRLEWELTHPDEIGGYEYDDGALIPDSESPEGVFFDENGAYDGRYAQAHRTLRDQKYVEGHSVRAMYLYAAAAELAIETDDSSLVEPLERLWRNMTEKRMYITGGIGPEHAHEGFTEDYDLRNDSYAETCAAVGSIFWNQRMFELTGEAKYPDLVERTLYNGFLAGVSADGAEFFYENPLESSGDHHRKGWFTCACCPPNVARLLASLGNYLYARGDDGVYVNQYIGSSVSVTVDGAEVELTQRSSLPWDGEVELGVTAPEPTELSVYLRVPEWCENVRVTVNGESVDAESDEYVELRREWDDDRVALSLEQSVERMVAHPEVEADAGRVALVRGPLVYCVEDADNDRPVYQYLLRTDADLETDRREDLLGGVVTIEGPADVPTLSEWGDDLYLPVERTDTETAMLTAVPYYAWDNRDPGAMRVWLRTDR; this comes from the coding sequence ATGACAGACCGTAGTGGGGCAGCCGCTACCCCGATCGATTTCGCCGAGGTGGAGATCGACGACGAGTTCTGGTCGTCGCGGATCGAGACGAACCGAAACGTTACGATCGAGTACCAGTACGACCAACTCGAAGAGTCGGGCACGCTCGGGAACTTCCGGCGGGTCGCCGACGGGAAGTCGGGCGGATTTCGGGGGATGTGGTTCCAAGACAGCGACGCCTACAAGTGGATCGAAGGGGCGAGCTACGTCCTTGCGAAACGCGACGATCCCGCCCTGAAAGAGAAGGTCGACGAGGTGATCGGCCTCGTGGCGAGCGCTCAGCAGGCGGACGGCTACCTGAACACCTACTTCTCGCTAGTCGAGCCCGACAATCGGTGGACGAATCTCCACATGATGCACGAACTGTACTGTGCTGGCCACCTCGTCGAGGCCGCGGTCGCCCACTACCGCGCGACCGGCGAACGTTCGCTGCTCGACGTTGCGATCGATTTCGCCGACTACATCGACGACGTGTTCGGCGACGAGGTCGACGGCGTCCCCGGTCACGAGGAGATCGAACTGGCGCTAATTCGGCTCTACCGCGTGACGGGGACCGACAGGTACCTCGACCTCGCGAGGTACTTCCTCGATCGCCGGGGCGGGGACGACCGACTGGAGTGGGAACTGACCCATCCCGACGAGATCGGAGGGTACGAGTACGACGACGGGGCGTTAATTCCCGACTCGGAATCGCCCGAGGGGGTCTTCTTCGACGAGAACGGGGCGTACGACGGGCGGTACGCGCAGGCGCATCGGACGCTTCGCGACCAGAAGTACGTGGAGGGCCACTCCGTCCGCGCGATGTACCTGTACGCGGCCGCGGCCGAACTCGCCATCGAGACGGACGACTCCTCCCTCGTCGAACCGCTCGAACGTCTTTGGCGCAACATGACCGAAAAGCGGATGTACATCACCGGCGGGATTGGCCCCGAACACGCCCACGAGGGGTTCACCGAGGACTACGACCTCAGGAACGACAGCTACGCAGAGACATGCGCCGCCGTGGGGAGCATCTTCTGGAATCAGCGGATGTTCGAACTCACGGGCGAGGCAAAGTACCCGGACCTCGTGGAGCGGACGCTGTACAATGGGTTCCTCGCCGGTGTCTCGGCCGACGGGGCCGAGTTCTTCTACGAGAACCCCTTAGAAAGTAGCGGCGACCACCACCGGAAGGGATGGTTCACCTGCGCGTGCTGTCCGCCGAACGTCGCTCGACTGCTCGCGTCGCTCGGAAATTACCTCTACGCGCGCGGCGACGACGGCGTGTACGTCAACCAGTACATCGGTAGTTCGGTGTCCGTGACGGTCGACGGAGCCGAGGTCGAACTCACACAGCGGAGTTCGCTCCCGTGGGACGGTGAGGTAGAACTCGGCGTGACCGCACCCGAACCGACCGAGCTCTCGGTGTACCTGCGCGTGCCGGAGTGGTGCGAGAACGTCCGCGTCACGGTGAACGGGGAGTCAGTCGATGCGGAGAGCGACGAGTACGTCGAGTTGCGTCGCGAGTGGGACGACGACCGCGTAGCGCTCTCGTTGGAACAGTCCGTCGAGCGGATGGTGGCGCACCCGGAAGTGGAGGCCGACGCGGGGCGGGTCGCACTCGTTCGCGGACCACTCGTCTACTGCGTAGAAGACGCCGACAACGACCGGCCGGTGTACCAGTATCTCCTCCGGACGGACGCCGATCTGGAGACCGACCGCCGCGAGGACCTCCTCGGCGGCGTGGTGACCATCGAGGGCCCGGCGGACGTTCCGACGCTTTCGGAGTGGGGCGACGACCTCTACTTGCCGGTCGAACGGACGGACACCGAGACGGCGATGCTGACCGCGGTTCCCTACTACGCGTGGGACAACCGCGACCCCGGTGCGATGCGCGTCTGGTTGCGAACCGACCGGTGA